In Rhododendron vialii isolate Sample 1 chromosome 9a, ASM3025357v1, the following are encoded in one genomic region:
- the LOC131300452 gene encoding dof zinc finger protein DOF4.6-like has product MDAAQWPQGIGMEGSRGTIITSESRRPRPEKDRQALNCPRCNSTNTKFCYYNNYSLSQPRYICKTCRRYWTEGGSLRNVPVGGGSRKNINNKSRSSPLPPSSSKKQLPHHHHDLTAPVNSTFPQSSTASQTSQKYPNNKIHQGQDLNLAYPPPPPTTGSYKYTPCSSSQISSMELFNFKKYEIASIYSCGFPMQELIKPPSLNFGVDGYGNLQGVLQEGGSTSRSSGSTNNSRMFFPFEDLKIQQAAQSSTTSTNIADHEFYDHEKKDIISGEAGDDQQAITGYYWSSSGMLGGGGGSWLA; this is encoded by the exons ATGGATGCAGCTCAGTGGCCACAG GGGATAGGAATGGAAGGATCAAGGGGTACTATAATAACAAGTGAAAGCAGGAGGCCAAGGCCAGAAAAAGATAGACAAGCTTTGAACTGTCCAAGGTGCAATTCTACCAACACCAAGTTTTGTTACTACAACAACTACTCACTCTCCCAGCCAAGGTACATATGCAAGACTTGTAGAAGGTACTGGACTGAAGGTGGGTCCCTCAGAAATGTTCCAGTTGGTGGAGGTTCAAGGAAGAACATCAACAACAAGAGTAGATCATCACCACTGCCACCATCTTCATCAAAAAAGCAGCTTCCTCATCACCACCATGATCTGACCGCACCTGTAAATAGTACTTTTCCGCAATCTTCTACCGCTTCTCAGACGTCTCAGAAGTACCCTAATAATAAAATCCATCAAGGCCAAGACCTAAACCTAGCttacccaccaccaccaccaactacCGGTAGTTACAAATATACCCCTTGTTCTTCATCCCAGATTTCATCAATGGAGCTTTTCAATTTCAAGAAGTATGAAATTGCGTCAATTTACTCGTGTGGATTTCCAATGCAAGAATTGATCAAGCCGCCTAGCCTTAATTTTGGTGTTGATGGGTATGGTAATTTGCAAGGGGTACTTCAAGAGGGCGGTAGTACTAGTAGGAGTAGTGGTAGTACTAATAATTCTAGGATGTTTTTCCCTTTTGAGGATTTGAAGATTCAGCAGGCGGCACAAAGCAGTACTACAAGTACTAATATAGCTGATCATGAATTTTATGACCATGAGAAGAAAGATATTATTAGTGGGGAAGCCGGAGATGATCAGCAGGCAATTACTGGGTACTACTGGAGTAGTAGTGGGATGttaggtggtggtggagggtcATGGTTGGCATAA
- the LOC131300453 gene encoding DNA (cytosine-5)-methyltransferase CMT3-like, protein MTLLDLYCGCGAMSTGLCLGANMGGVNLVTKWAVDQNSNACESLRSNHPETEVRNENAEDFLALLKEWKKLCDLFPLTDNESSKQDDDDCPNEQSDDDDGSDDSEVFEVEKILAICYGKPKGSKKRGLHFKIHWKGYGSDEDTWEPQDGLGTCKDAMKKFVINGYRFKILPLPGDVDVICGGPPCQGISGFNRFRNKNDPLQDLKNKQLTVFMDFVKYLKPRFILMENVVDMLKFAGGFLGRYSLGCLVGMKYQARLGIMAAGAYGLPQFRMRVFLWGAHSSEKLPQYPLPTHNVVLRGCGPTEFEGNVVAYEEGRRADLKKELLLKDAISDLPPVENEEARDQMPYQSEAMTEFQQFIRLGKDELLSCSAARSEPLNCFLFDHRPLRLNVDDYQRVRQIPKRKGANFRDLKGVRVCVDNNKVEWDPDVERVYLASGKPLVPNYAMTFVGGTSSKPFGRLWWDETVPTVVTRAEPHNQVILHPEQDRVLTVRENARLQGFPDYYKLFGTIKERYIQVGNAVAVPVSRALGYALAIAAQGLSGEEPVFALPEKFPRMQAELLPVVEDFL, encoded by the exons ATGACACTTTTGGATCTCTATTGTGGCTGTGGTGCAATGTCAACAGGCCTTTGCCTAGGTGCCAACATGGGTGGTGTTAATCTCGTTACT AAATGGGCAGTTGATCAGAATTCAAATGCATGTGAAAGCCTCAGATCCAATCATCCCGAGACTGAG GTGCGGAATGAAAATGCAGAAGATTTTCTGGCTCTTTTAAAAGAGTGGAAGAAACTCTGCGACTTGTTCCCCTTGACAGATAATGAGTCTTCAAAACAAGACGATGATGACTGTCCAAATGAACaaagtgatgatgatgatggatCTGATGATTCCGAAGTAtttgaagttgaaaaaattcTAGCAATTTGTTATGGGAAACCAAAAGGGAGTAAGAAGAGGGGACTTCATTTTAAG ATCCACTGGAAGGGCTATGGGTCAGATGAAGACACTTGGGAACCTCAAGATGGTTTGGG TACTTGCAAGGATGCGATGAAAAAGTTTGTAATTAATGGGTACCGCTTCAAGATTTTACCTTTACCT GGTGATGTTGATGTGATTTGCGGAGGTCCCCCATGTCAGGGAATAAGTGGATTTAATCGTTTTAGGAACAAAAACGATCCCTTACAAGACCTGAAGAATAAGCAACTTACTGTTTTCATGGACTTTGTAAAATACTTGAAACCAAGATTTATCTTGATGGAAAATGTAGTTGACATGTTAAAGTTCGCTGGTGGATTTCTTGGACGATACTCTTTAGGATGTCTTGTTGGCATGAAATATCAAGCACGATTAGGTATTATGGCAGCTGGTGCTTATGGACTGCCCCAATTTCGAATGCGGGTCTTCTTGTGGGGTGCTCATTCTTCAGAG AAATTGCCTCAGTACCCCTTACCGACACACAATGTTGTTTTGAGGGGATGTGGTCCAACTGAATTTGAG GGGAATGTTGTTGCTTATGAAGAAGGTCGACGCGCTGATCTCAAAAAGGAACTTTTGCTCAAAGACGCTATTTCTGATCTCCCACCT GTTGAGAATGAAGAAGCGAGGGATCAAATGCCATATCAGAGTGAAGCTATGACGGAATTTCAGCAATTTATTAGATTGGGGAAAGATG AACTTTTGAGTTGTTCGGCAGCACGGTCTGAACCATTGAACTGCTTTCTCTTTGATCACCGTCCTCTTCGATTGAATGTTGATGATTATCAGCGTGTCCGTCAAATTCCAAAGAGAAAG GGTGCaaacttcagggatttgaaagGTGTTAGGGTTTGTGTTGATAATAATAAAGTTGAATGGGACCCTGATGTTGAAAGGGTGTATCTAGCTTCAGGAAAGCCTTTG GTCCCTAATTATGCAATGACTTTTGTCGGTGGGACATCATCTAA ACCATTTGGCCGGTTATGGTGGGATGAGACGGTGCCGACGGTTGTTACAAGGGCAGAACCTCACAATCAG GTTATATTGCATCCGGAACAAGATAGGGTTCTCACAGTGCGTGAAAATGCTAGACTACAGGGTTTTCCAGACTACTACAAGCTATTTGGCACTATCAAAGAAAG GTACATTCAAGTAGGGAATGCGGTCGCAGTTCCTGTTTCTCGGGCATTGGGATATGCCCTAGCTATTGCAGCCCAGGGCTTATCCGGGGAAGAACCTGTCTTTGCTTTGCCGGAGAAATTTCCAAGAATGCAAGCTGAGTTGCTTCCGGTTGTTGAGGATTTTCTTTAG
- the LOC131300457 gene encoding DNA (cytosine-5)-methyltransferase CMT1-like, producing the protein MGGTKRVGKTSPPNPSSPKKAKLPPPPTPQEPDDRFAGKPVPADESRERWPSRYGADSSVNKVLQAKSHYTQAVVDGCIFNLYDYVHVKVS; encoded by the exons ATGGGAGGAACCAAGCGAGTGGGGAAAACCTCTCCCCCAAACCCGTCTTCACCGAAAAAGGCCAAGTTGCCCCCACCGCCGACGCCGCAGGAACCGGACGACAGGTTCGCCGGAAAACCAGTGCCGGCCGACGAATCGAGGGAAAGATGGCCCAGTCGATATGG TGCTGATTCAAGCGTAAATAAAGTTTTACAAGCAAAGTCTCACTATACTCAAGCTGTTGTTGATGGATGCATATTCAACCTTTATGATTATGTGCACGTAAAGGTGAGCTAA